Sequence from the Candidatus Thorarchaeota archaeon genome:
CTTACTGAGGAGATGATAGAACTCATCAGAATGCGTGGGCAGGAGGACAAGTATCCACACCAGATCTCCGGCGGACAGGCACGCAAGGTCGAGATGGCCAGGAGTCTCATCACGTCGCCAGATGTACTAGTGTCCGACGAGGGCTTCTCGAATCTTGATGCCCAGACTAGGAACTATCTGCAGGTCGAGTTCCTCAGAATCTGGCAGGAGACAATGTCGACCATTCTCTTCGTCACTCACAATGTTGATGAAGCGGTCTTCATGTCCGACCGGATACTCATTCTCAGTAATACGCCTGCCAGAATCATAGGCGAATTCAGAGTCGACCTTCAGAGGCCCCGAGACCGTGCCTCTACGGGGTGTCTTGAATACAGAGCACGCATACTTGAGATGCTCCGTGTCGAGCAAGAGAAGGCACTCCTGAAGAGAGGGCTCTAGACCGAGACGTCCCTCCGCCAGACGAGAGCATGTCGCTCCATGTACAGTGACGCATAGGTGATGAGAAAACCAATCAGGCCAATCAGGAGCATCGCAGCAATAGTCTGACCGGTCTGACCGACCTGCTGGGTCACCAATACTAGATGACCAAGACCGACTGAACCGCCTATCATCTCGGCAGCCACAAGGCACATCCAACCGATACCAAAGCCAATCCTGAGCCCAGCAAAGACCTCGGGAGCGGCTGAGGGGATGACAATCTTCTGAAGTACCTGTGCTTCAGAGGCACCGAAGGTACTGGCCACATCGAGATGGACTGAGAGAGTCCTCTTTACCCCTGCTGTCGTGTTCAGAAGAATTGGGAAGAAGGCACCAATCCATATTATGAAGACCTGAGCTCCGAAGAAGTTGGACCGGAAGAGGAGGATGGATATTGGAATCCAGGCGATGGGGGGAATTGGGCGCATTGCTTCGACTACAGGTCCTATCATGGCACTGGCCAAGCGGTATCTGCCCACGGCCACCCCGAGAGGAATCGCAGTGCCCGCTGCAATCAGAAAGCCGACGGCGACCCGGGTCATGCTCACAGTGACATGTTCCGACAGGTAGTGGCCCTCGCTGTCACCTTCGAGAGAGAGCTTGATGAATGCTGCGGCTATGTCTGACAGTCCAATCCCCTGGGCAACGTAAGCAATGGTCTGCCACAAGACAAGTAGGGTCAGGAGCGGAATCAGTCCTCGGAAGAGCAAGTCCCTAGGGGACAGGGTCAAGAGACCTCGACTTGACCGAACAGGCTGTCGGTCAGCTGTTGACCGTCTGTGCTCTTGACCGCTCATGGTACCAGCCGTCTGACCGCGCATCTTTTCTCTCTGTCGATTGTCAGCTCATGGGGGGGACTCAAGGTAGGTTGTGTTGATGAAGACGTCAAGGAAGCTGTCAATGTCGCTCTTGTCCATCGAAACAAGCTCTTGGTCGATTAGGAACTCCAAGTAGACCCCGATGGCAGTCTTGTTCACATTGTAGTCGTAGATGATTCTGTTGAACGCAGTCTGGACGGTGGCGTTGTCTGCCTCAAGCCACTCCATGGCGATGGCCGTGGCGTTCGCAGGGTTTTCGTTGATCCACTGCTCTGCCCGCTTGTGAATATCGACAACCTTCTGGACTATGTCGGGGTGCGCCTCAGCAAAGGCGGATGATGTCGCGAGAATGCAACAGGGGTGGTTAGGCCATATGTCATGCGACTGCAGGAGAGGGACTGCCAGCTGGTCACGCTCACCAAACGCCGGAAATGGCTCCCATGCGACATAGGCGGGCTTCTCAGGAGTCAACGAGATGGCCATGTCTTGCGGACGCGCCTGCTCAAGCGTCAAGTCCTCTATCGAGTGTCCAGACTGGTTGAGAGCCAGTCTCAGCAGAAAGTTCTGAACAGTGGAAGGACCCGGATGAAACACGGTCTTGCCAATCAGATCATGGATGCTGGTGATTCGACCCGCATCATACTCACCCTTGTGAACCATGATTGCTGAGCCCTCAAGATTCGCAGCGGCAAGCACAGTGATGTTGATGTTCTGGTTGATGCTCTTGGTCAACGCTGGCGCCACACCCAAGTAGCCTATGTCAATCTGGCCAGCAGCAAACCCATCCATCTCGTATGCACCGTTGCCAAACTCAACAGTCTCGACGCGCAGACCGGCCTCAGTAAACCAGCCCTTCTGAAGGGCAACCCGTAACGCCAGCTGGTGCAGGTCCTTTGAGAGATATCCGATTCGGATGTCCGGCGGGGGTGGCGTCGTCCATACTGCTACGGTCACAACTGACGCGACCACGATGACAATTAGGACCAATGAGGCACCACTCTTGTTTTCCAATGGCATTCCCTCTTGACTGTGCCTTCTGTGTTGAACGTCTGTTTTAAACCGTAGCGTTCTGGCGGCCTCGCTCGCGACTTGACCTATGAAGAGGCGCGATTTGCCCATTGGAGTCTCCGGGTCCACTCGCCACTCTGATAAGGTTCAGTGCGAGGGCGCTCCGTACAAGGACCGTCAGTCAATTCACTCTTGATATGTGTCGAGACGTGATGTTTATCACCCGGTTGATTGGCACCGCAAGCAGGTCATGGTACAATGTCCCTCCGAAGCCGCATACCTGAACAACTCAGACTGGGTGACTCGGTGATATCCATATCACTTGAAGAAGAAGTGGGGGTCTTCCCTACATCGGACTACATTCTTGTGGAGATATCGCCAAAGGCCGGAAAGATCAACGTCTTGAAGATTGCACAGACAATCAGAGGACTGGTCAGACAGGGCCAGAAGGTCGTTGCAATAAGGGGCTATGGCTTCAAGGGCATCGGACTCTCAGTCAGAATAGCGCACGAGCTGAAAAAGGCCGAGAAAGCATTCGAATATGAGATGACATTCGATACCTTCGATGCAGCAGACCAAGACGGTCAACCTCAGACAAGCGTGCAGATAGTGGTCCTTCCCCCGGGGTAGACCAGAAGAGTCACCATCGTGACCGACTGAGATGTACGAGCCGTCTGATACTGTACGACAGGACAAAGCAGGTGTCAGACGACGTCTAGACGGGCTTGCTCTAACCATATCATCCACATTCCTAATACGACATGTCCAAGTAGACCCAGCTCATGGCAAGCTGCAGCAGAGCTATGGAACGGCTCAATCAACAGAGGCAAGAGCGTGATGGCAGATAAGAACGAAGGGAACCGACGTGAAGAGAGCGGCAAGCAGCGCTTCTTGTTCAAGACACGAATCTCCAAGGTCAAGTTTCCCGAGATGTGTCCAGTGTGTCTCGGAGAGCCGGAAGACCTCGTGTCGGTGACGATAGTCGAGCGATCAAAGCATGACAGAGCGGTCAGGAGTTCGGCGTTTGCTTGGGCGAGCAAGGGACGGGAGAACATCTCGCTTGTGGCAGCCTCAGGAGCCGCCACGTTCTGGGTTCCGACCTGCATGAGACATGGGACGAGGGGGCTTAGAAGCGACAGGATGAAACTGGTGCCGGTCATCACCTTCTTTTTGCTGTTCTACCCCGCGCTCTACTTCGTGCTCAGACTCATCAGTGCGCTGCAGGGAGGAACAGAGACACTCACACCAGCTATCGGTCTCACTGCCACGGCCAGCACGATTGTTGTGACAATGCTCTACGGCTTTCTTCCGCGAGCGCTGGAACGGACCCTACGATTCATCGACATCAACAAAGGCCAAGACACGGTGTTCCTTGAGATTACCAATGAGCAATATGCACAGGCCTTTCTCGAGCTGAACAGAATGTTCGTCGATGTGCTTTCGGGCGATAGGGCAAATGCTGAAACTGACAAACACTTAAGCGAATGAATGAATGCCTCTCGACTAGGGAGAAGCATGTACAGGAGGATGGACGTCTTCCGACTTCTGGTGGTCATCGCAGCGTCATTGGTACTTGCGTGCTCTCCGGGAGCGATTGCACTGCAATCACTAGGCTGCCCCTCTAACACAGTGGCTATGACGCATCATGCTGCACAGCATACGAGCTCACTAATGCTGTCAATAGATGACGACACGGACTTGGCATCATTTCCGGGCTCTGGCACGGCTGAGGATCCGTATGTGATATCTGGAATCATAATAGCAGGTTCTGATCTGGGAATAAGCGTCGCAAACACGAGGCGTCACTTCATCATCAGGAACTGCTCAATGAGTACCATACAGACCAGCGTGCGGTTTTCCAATGTCACCAATGGCGTGGTGGAAGCATGCAATCTGACTGGTTCCACAGGTGTCGCCATTCAGCTGTCGCAGAATTGCAGTGTCACGAGGAATAGAATAGTGGAATGCACCTACGGAATACAAATCGGGTACAGCTACCAGTGCATCGTGAAATACAACAGCATCTCGAGGTCAGGCTTTGGCATTGTTCTTGAGACCGCAAGCGAGATCACAGTCCATTCGAACGATGTCTTTGCAAATCAGAGAGGACTGTACGCAGCCGACACAAGCCATGACAACACGTTCTTTCTGAATTCAATCGGATGGAACGGTGAAAGCCTGCTCACGCACGATGACGCGTACGACGATGGCGAATCCAATCAGTGGGACAACGGAACAGTAGGCAACGAGTGGGAGGACCACGATGGGAGTGATGACTACTGGATTAGGGGAGATGCGAATGCACGCGACAGATTTCCGAACAGACTCGTAGATGATACTCCGCCTGTTGTCACTCTGTTTCCTGATGACATCGTGGTTGAAGAGGGAGGGCCCAATGTGCAACTCCAATGGCGTGGCAGTGACCGGTTTCCTAGGGAGTACGTGATCCTATTTGACCTGGAACCGTGTCTCCGGGAGCCATGGTCTGGAGAGACTGTGACGTTTATTGTTTCAGAAAGCGTGATTGGCGAGCACAACGTGACAGTCATGTTCCTTGACTTTGCCTACAATGCTGGGAGCCACTCAATACGAGTCACGATACTCCCACGCCTCTTTGGAAGCGGCACAGTACTCGTGCTCCATGCCTGCATCATGAGCGCCCTTTCAGTACTGGGTCTTGTTGTCCTTGTAAAGCTGCTCGGAGGCACATGACCGGCGGGTGACCGGGGTTCGGCGACATGGCAGGCCGGTCAATGGATGCGTGAGTTCGGCAAGATGCCCCTGTTCCCAATGCAGAAGATAGATAAGTCATTTACTGGGGCGTCGAACGTGCAATGCTCTAACGTGCGCAGAGATGAAATGAAATGTCGCTTGATTTCGCCAAAGGCATCACGGAGTTCCGCTGGCACGGAAGAGGTGGACAAGGAGTCGTGACCTCGAACCAGATGCTAGGGAAGGCCGCTCTCACAGAAGGCAACTATATTCAGGCCTTTCCCGAGTTCGGCCCAGAGAGGACTGGTGCTCCTGTCCGCGCATTCCTCAGAATCAGCAAATCTCCGATCACGGTCTACGCACAGGTGTACCATCCGGATGTGGTGGTCTGTATAGACCCGACACTTATCGATGTGATAAACCCATCAGAGGGGCTGAAGCCAGGAGGAGTACTTGTCCTGAACACCACCAAGACACCCGAAGAGATTCGGAAGAAGTTTGGTATGAAGGGAGGAAAGGTTGTGACGGTGGACGCCTCGAAGATTGCGCTTGAGGTCATGGGTAGAGCATTCTACAACATGCCCACGCTCGCTGCAGCAGTCGCAGCCTCCAAGACAGTGCGAGTCGAGACCGTGATAGACGAGGTACTTCACAGATACCCCGGAAAGGTCGGAGATCTCAACCGAGCAGCGATGGAGAGAGCAGTGAAGGAGGTTCAGGTGGGATGAGCGAGAGATTCGATCAGGTCCCCATTGCCGGGAACATCATCAAGCCGGGGAATGCAACTCAGTACAAGACTGGCGGTTGGCGGGCTGAGCGACCGGTACACACACCCGACAACTGTCTGTGGATCAAGAATGGGACGTGCGGTCGCTGCTGGATTCTGTGCCCTGACAGTGCAGTCAGACTCATCGAGAAGGATGGCAAGTACTCGTACGAATACGATTACGACTACTGCAAGGGCTGCGGCATATGTGCGAACGAATGCCCAACACAGAGCATAAGGATGGAGAGTGAATAGTGTCATGACAAAGCAAGTTCCACAGAGCGAGATTAGGATTGAAGGGCTGACCGGGGATGCAGCAATCGCTCACGCACTGAAGCAGTGTGACATCGACGTTCTCTCAGCGTATCCAATCACACCTCAGACGATAATCGTGGAGGACTTTCAGAAGTTCGCTGCGGATGGAGAGGTGAAGACGAGAGTGATACCGGTCGAGTCCGAACACAGTGCGCTGTCAGCATGTGTTGGTGCATCTGCACTTGGTGCAAGGGTCGCAACAGCGAGCGCTTCTGCAGGTCTGGCCCTGATGTGGGAGATTCTGTACTGCGCCGCCTCCATGAGACAACCCATTGTACTAGCGGTGGCAAACAGAGCACTCTCAGCACCCATCAACATCCACAACGACTGGAGCGACACGTACGGCGCGAGAGACAGTGGCTTCATCCAGCTCTATTGTCAGAGTTGTCAGGAGGCCTATGACACCACAATCATGGCGTTCAAGATTGCAGAGGACCACAGGGTGCTGCTACCTGTCATGGTGTGTATCGACGGATTCATCCTCAGTCACAACGTCGAACGGGTCGAGATGTTGCCTGACAAGGCGGTGCAAGACTTTGTGGGAGTGAGAGTGCCCTATCAAGTCCTTGATCCTGACAATCCCATCACCATGGGTCCTTTGTGTCTCACAGACTACTACTTTGAGTTCAAGGAACAACAGGACCGTGCAATGAAGGCAGTACCCGAGGTCTACAAGGCCGTGGAAGCCGAGTTCAAGGAGATGACTGGCCGTTCGTACGGAGTGGTGGAGAAGTACATGACAGATGATGCTGACATAATAGTCTTCACTCACAGCACCCCGGCGGGAACTGCAAAGGCAGTCGTCAATGCGATGAGAGAAAAGGGTGAGAAGGTCGGTCTGCTGCGACTGAAGATGTTCAGACCATTCCCTGCAGAGCAGGTCAGGGAGGCCGTCAAGAAGGCCAAGGCGGTGGCTGTCTTCGAGAAGTGTATGTCATTTGGCGCTCCCTCCAATCCTCTGGCACTTGAACTGAGAACCGCGCTCTATGACCTTGAGAAGAAGCCGATGGTGACAGACTTTGTCATCGGGCTAGGTGGCCGAGATGTACCTCCGACCACGATTGTTGATGGCATCGAGAAGACAAAGAAGTATCTCCAAGAGAGGAGTGCACCCATGTATGAGACCTTGGGGGTGAGAAAGTAATGGCTGTGAGTCTAAAGGACATGCTGAAGAAGGAGAGTATTCTGTCATCTGGACACAGGCTGTGTGCTGGATGTGCCGCGCCCACGGTCGTGAAACTGATGGGGATGGCACTTCGCGGTCCCACCGTGGTCTGTGAGGCAACGGGATGTCTTGAGGTCGCCACGACGATATACCCGTTCACTGCATGGAAGATACCATGGATCCATGTGGCCTTTGAGAATGCCGCTGCAGTGGCATCAGGTGTGTATGAGGCATTCCAAGCCATGAAGGCGAAGGGGCGGACAAAGTATGAGCACCTCGATGTAGTTGCCATTGGCGGCGACGGTGCTACGTTCGACATAGGCTTCGGTGCGCTGAGTGGAGCACTTGAGAGAGGTCATGACTTCGTGTACATGGTCTATGACAACGGAGCATATCAAAACACAGGCATTCAGAGGTCCGGAGCCACTCTGACCGGACAGGAGACCACAACGTCATGGGCGGGAAAGGTTGAGCCTGGCAAACTACAACGAAAGAAACCCATCTCAGAGATCGTGGCGGCGCACAAAATACCTTACGTCGCTACTGTGACCCCCTACCACTACAGAGACTTCGTCACCAAGTTTCGCAAGGCCCTTGAGGTCGAGGGCCCAGCATTCATTCACGCGTTTTCCCCCTGTCCGAGAGGCTGGAGGTCTGAAACCGGAAAGACGATGGAGCTCGCGAGACTGGCTGTGGAAACCGGAGTCCATCCGTTGTATGAGATTATCAACGGGGAGGAGTATGTCATGTCTGCTCCCAGCAAGAGCCTGAAGGAACTGAAGCCACTTGACGACTTCATGAAGCCCCAAGGCCAGTTCAAGCACCTCTACAGGCCCGAGTGGGAGAGCTTCAGACTGAAGATCCAAGAACAGATCACAGCAGACTGGGAACTCCTCAAGAAGAAGTGTGGTGTCTAAAGCGTTATGGGGACCGGGGCCTTGTGCCCCGGTCATTCTCTCTCCCAGCCGTGTGGTCCCAGTCAGGCGGAGCTGCATACCGTCATCTTTGTGGCCGGCCTGTCTCGATTCGTCGTTTCTCGGAGAAACAACTGTGCACATACGCATCCGTGTTCTGGATGCGGGACTCCTGTCTGCCCATGCAACGACGCTGAGACCATATGTTGACAGCAATCGAGTCGCTGGTTCAGCCTCTAGGGCAGCAGTATCGCCCGGAAATGCACAGTGAAGCACGGTACGCAGGTGTCACACAGCAGTGTAGTCCAATAGAGATTACGCATCGACGAAACAGCCGCGGCCATGGGCATGCGTGTTCTTCGTGAACTTGGTGGTTGTTCTCAACACTGTTCTGAGGCTCAGGACACTCTTGAACTGACAAACGGCCCAAATACCTTAATATGCGTGAACGGGGTTCAGACCATATATCGGACATCTTCGGATGAAAGACAACACGACGGAGTAAAGGACCAATGGCTTGCCCAGAGTTCAACGCAGCAGAAAACAAGTGTGGTGTCGACGGCTTCAAGTTCTACAAGGGGATGAATAAGCCCTGTGAAACCCCAGGGATGAACAAGAGCAAGTGTCCTCGATTCGCAATGAAGTAGAACGACTGCCGGCATCCAAACTGTAGTATACCACAAGAACAACAGTCATGGGGGCTGTTGTTCTTGTCTGTTAATTCTGATGAGTTGTGCACCATGGTATGCTTGTGACCTCTGTAGACCAAGTACAAGCTTCGACATGAGAGGGACCGGGTGACTCCTCACTGTTTCTTCTCGCGGCCACAGAGAAATTCCATGTTACGGGAATCGGGACTTGGGTGGCTTTTCGCAGTGCGGAGCAAAGATTATAGTGGACAGGTTCACAGGAACAGACTGGTGACATGAAGCGGTGAAGGCATACATCTTGGTGAAGACCCAAATTGGGATGGAAGCGCATGTCCTGAGAGAACTGAACGAACTGCAGTATACCGAAGAGGCGCACGAGGTCTTCGGTGGCTACGACATAGTAGTGGAGGTCCGAGGAAGAGACATGGAGGCCATAGTCGAGATCCTGACGTCCAAGATCCGAAAGATCAGTGGCATCTCTGAGACCCAGACACTACTGGTAATAGATGCCGAGGTGGACATGACATCATCGAGCCTTGCGAATCCGTAGTCTGGCGTTCGTGCACGAATCTGTTAAATGCTACTTGGTCTCCATTCGTATTGGGACCAAACAAAGGAGTGTGTCCACGATTCCTGTCAAGAGTCTTTCCAGAAAGCCCTATCTGCTCATGCTCCAAGACGAGTCTGGAGCAATAGCGCCGGTCAAACCGGATGTCAGCCTGGTCAACTCCAACACTGCACTCATTGTACTGGACGAGTACAATGACACCTGTTGGATATGGGTTGGTCGCAATGTCAGCATGCCCACTCGAATGCACGCATTGCGTATGGGAAAGGGAGCCCAGAAGAGCGGCCACAAGGTGAAGGAAACCAACATTGGCATGGCATTGTCCAAGCTCGTCGAGCTGATGGAGAAGGACGACAGTGATCCAGCTGTTGCATCGGAGATCTCGGCATTCAGGGCAATGCTCAGCAAGAAGTGGAAGATTGAGGACGACTATCTTGCATTCGACGAGTCAAAGGCCGCGGAGTACACTGTGGAGCGCCCGACAATCAGAGAGACAGCTGTCCCGTCACATGAGAGAGTTGCAAGACCTGAGGCAAAGACAGCAGTGGCGGCACCTGCATCACGTGTTACAGAGAAACCAGCTAGTGCTGGACCGCCCACCCCAGCACCAAAGAGCTCGGTTGCGGTTGAACACAAGTTGGCTTTTCTCCTGTACTCAGCAGTAAAGAACTCGGACCTGATATACACCGAGCGATTCACTCGCGATGGAAAGATGGGTGTGAAGATTGAAGTGCCAGGCACAATGGTGATAGAGGCTCAGGTGAGCGGAGACCAGCTCGTGATCAGCCCACCCAACTTCGGT
This genomic interval carries:
- a CDS encoding ABC transporter ATP-binding protein; the protein is MAKLIVRHLKKTYSDDNGSNLVLDDVSFEVAEGEFVSILGPSGCGKTTLLKIIAGLLQPDSGEVLIDNVPVSSGQKQVGYIFQQESLFPWRTVRKNIEFGLEVSGVRASERRALTEEMIELIRMRGQEDKYPHQISGGQARKVEMARSLITSPDVLVSDEGFSNLDAQTRNYLQVEFLRIWQETMSTILFVTHNVDEAVFMSDRILILSNTPARIIGEFRVDLQRPRDRASTGCLEYRARILEMLRVEQEKALLKRGL
- a CDS encoding ABC transporter permease, whose product is MTLSPRDLLFRGLIPLLTLLVLWQTIAYVAQGIGLSDIAAAFIKLSLEGDSEGHYLSEHVTVSMTRVAVGFLIAAGTAIPLGVAVGRYRLASAMIGPVVEAMRPIPPIAWIPISILLFRSNFFGAQVFIIWIGAFFPILLNTTAGVKRTLSVHLDVASTFGASEAQVLQKIVIPSAAPEVFAGLRIGFGIGWMCLVAAEMIGGSVGLGHLVLVTQQVGQTGQTIAAMLLIGLIGFLITYASLYMERHALVWRRDVSV
- a CDS encoding ABC transporter substrate-binding protein encodes the protein MENKSGASLVLIVIVVASVVTVAVWTTPPPPDIRIGYLSKDLHQLALRVALQKGWFTEAGLRVETVEFGNGAYEMDGFAAGQIDIGYLGVAPALTKSINQNINITVLAAANLEGSAIMVHKGEYDAGRITSIHDLIGKTVFHPGPSTVQNFLLRLALNQSGHSIEDLTLEQARPQDMAISLTPEKPAYVAWEPFPAFGERDQLAVPLLQSHDIWPNHPCCILATSSAFAEAHPDIVQKVVDIHKRAEQWINENPANATAIAMEWLEADNATVQTAFNRIIYDYNVNKTAIGVYLEFLIDQELVSMDKSDIDSFLDVFINTTYLESPP
- a CDS encoding right-handed parallel beta-helix repeat-containing protein, producing the protein MDVFRLLVVIAASLVLACSPGAIALQSLGCPSNTVAMTHHAAQHTSSLMLSIDDDTDLASFPGSGTAEDPYVISGIIIAGSDLGISVANTRRHFIIRNCSMSTIQTSVRFSNVTNGVVEACNLTGSTGVAIQLSQNCSVTRNRIVECTYGIQIGYSYQCIVKYNSISRSGFGIVLETASEITVHSNDVFANQRGLYAADTSHDNTFFLNSIGWNGESLLTHDDAYDDGESNQWDNGTVGNEWEDHDGSDDYWIRGDANARDRFPNRLVDDTPPVVTLFPDDIVVEEGGPNVQLQWRGSDRFPREYVILFDLEPCLREPWSGETVTFIVSESVIGEHNVTVMFLDFAYNAGSHSIRVTILPRLFGSGTVLVLHACIMSALSVLGLVVLVKLLGGT
- a CDS encoding 2-oxoacid:acceptor oxidoreductase family protein; the protein is MSLDFAKGITEFRWHGRGGQGVVTSNQMLGKAALTEGNYIQAFPEFGPERTGAPVRAFLRISKSPITVYAQVYHPDVVVCIDPTLIDVINPSEGLKPGGVLVLNTTKTPEEIRKKFGMKGGKVVTVDASKIALEVMGRAFYNMPTLAAAVAASKTVRVETVIDEVLHRYPGKVGDLNRAAMERAVKEVQVG
- a CDS encoding 4Fe-4S binding protein — translated: MSERFDQVPIAGNIIKPGNATQYKTGGWRAERPVHTPDNCLWIKNGTCGRCWILCPDSAVRLIEKDGKYSYEYDYDYCKGCGICANECPTQSIRMESE
- the porA gene encoding pyruvate ferredoxin oxidoreductase — encoded protein: MTKQVPQSEIRIEGLTGDAAIAHALKQCDIDVLSAYPITPQTIIVEDFQKFAADGEVKTRVIPVESEHSALSACVGASALGARVATASASAGLALMWEILYCAASMRQPIVLAVANRALSAPINIHNDWSDTYGARDSGFIQLYCQSCQEAYDTTIMAFKIAEDHRVLLPVMVCIDGFILSHNVERVEMLPDKAVQDFVGVRVPYQVLDPDNPITMGPLCLTDYYFEFKEQQDRAMKAVPEVYKAVEAEFKEMTGRSYGVVEKYMTDDADIIVFTHSTPAGTAKAVVNAMREKGEKVGLLRLKMFRPFPAEQVREAVKKAKAVAVFEKCMSFGAPSNPLALELRTALYDLEKKPMVTDFVIGLGGRDVPPTTIVDGIEKTKKYLQERSAPMYETLGVRK
- a CDS encoding pyruvate ferredoxin oxidoreductase (catalyzes the formation of acetyl-CoA from pyruvate and coenzyme A), with the protein product MAVSLKDMLKKESILSSGHRLCAGCAAPTVVKLMGMALRGPTVVCEATGCLEVATTIYPFTAWKIPWIHVAFENAAAVASGVYEAFQAMKAKGRTKYEHLDVVAIGGDGATFDIGFGALSGALERGHDFVYMVYDNGAYQNTGIQRSGATLTGQETTTSWAGKVEPGKLQRKKPISEIVAAHKIPYVATVTPYHYRDFVTKFRKALEVEGPAFIHAFSPCPRGWRSETGKTMELARLAVETGVHPLYEIINGEEYVMSAPSKSLKELKPLDDFMKPQGQFKHLYRPEWESFRLKIQEQITADWELLKKKCGV
- a CDS encoding Lrp/AsnC ligand binding domain-containing protein translates to MKAYILVKTQIGMEAHVLRELNELQYTEEAHEVFGGYDIVVEVRGRDMEAIVEILTSKIRKISGISETQTLLVIDAEVDMTSSSLANP